One genomic region from Aliarcobacter cryaerophilus ATCC 43158 encodes:
- the pseF gene encoding pseudaminic acid cytidylyltransferase produces the protein MLNCVAIIPARGGSKRIPKKNIKDFHGKPLIAYSIEAAIKSKLFSKVIVSTDDEEIAKIAKSFGADVPFLRPKEISDDFTGTGAVVNHAIEFLKQIGEKIDFVCTIYATAPFLQEKYLKEGFLKLKNSNARNAFSCTSMPFPIQRTFKITKNNRCEMFCPENFSKRSQDLEEAFQDAGQFYWTNLNIKSDDIIFGKDSIPIVLPRHLVQDIDTLEDWIRAEFMYEAIKREL, from the coding sequence ATGCTTAATTGTGTTGCAATAATTCCTGCACGAGGTGGAAGTAAAAGAATTCCTAAAAAAAATATCAAAGATTTTCATGGAAAGCCACTTATTGCTTATAGCATTGAAGCTGCTATTAAATCAAAACTCTTTTCTAAAGTAATTGTTTCAACAGATGATGAAGAAATAGCTAAAATTGCAAAAAGTTTTGGAGCAGATGTTCCATTTTTAAGACCAAAAGAGATAAGTGATGATTTTACAGGTACTGGTGCTGTTGTAAATCATGCAATAGAATTTTTAAAACAAATTGGTGAAAAAATAGATTTTGTTTGTACAATCTATGCAACAGCTCCTTTTTTACAAGAAAAATATTTAAAAGAAGGCTTTCTTAAACTAAAAAACTCAAATGCAAGAAATGCTTTTTCATGTACATCTATGCCATTTCCAATCCAAAGAACTTTTAAAATAACAAAAAACAATAGATGTGAAATGTTTTGTCCTGAGAATTTTTCTAAACGAAGTCAAGATTTAGAAGAGGCTTTTCAAGATGCTGGACAGTTTTACTGGACAAATTTAAATATAAAATCAGATGATATTATATTTGGTAAAGATAGTATTCCAATAGTTCTTCCAAGACATTTAGTTCAAGATATAGATACTTTAGAAGATTGGATTAGAGCTGAATTTATGTATGAAGCTATAAAAAGAGAATTGTAA
- the pseG gene encoding UDP-2,4-diacetamido-2,4,6-trideoxy-beta-L-altropyranose hydrolase, with translation MNIVIRADSSSYIGTGHIMRDLVLVKEFKKYNVIFATQNLDGNINYKIIEAGYKIELLKSNDFEELNELIKKLNIDMIIIDNYEIDYSFEKKLKEQNLSLKTFVLDDTYEKHFCDILLNHNIYADEKKYKNKVQKNCELRCGSRYTLLRDEFLEAKKNKKIIKKKKKTIFLSLGGADHKNLNIKILKLIGKFKKDLQVNLVTTIANKNLEKLKDYCKNKKWINLYINSNEVAKLMSQSDFSIVTPSVTANEIFYLDLPMIAIKTAKNQRQMYKYLKKRGYQTIKNFDKQKLKKYLKLFLKR, from the coding sequence ATGAATATTGTAATAAGAGCTGATTCATCTTCATATATTGGAACTGGGCATATTATGAGAGATTTGGTTCTTGTAAAAGAGTTTAAAAAATACAATGTAATATTTGCTACACAAAATTTAGATGGAAATATAAATTATAAAATCATTGAAGCTGGTTATAAAATAGAGCTTTTAAAATCAAATGATTTTGAAGAGTTAAATGAATTAATCAAAAAACTAAATATTGATATGATAATAATTGATAATTATGAGATAGATTATAGTTTTGAGAAAAAATTAAAAGAACAAAATTTAAGTTTAAAAACTTTTGTTTTAGATGATACTTATGAAAAACATTTTTGTGATATTTTATTAAATCATAATATCTATGCAGATGAAAAAAAATATAAAAATAAGGTACAAAAAAATTGTGAATTAAGATGTGGAAGTAGATATACACTTTTAAGAGATGAATTTTTAGAAGCTAAAAAAAACAAAAAAATAATTAAGAAAAAGAAAAAAACAATATTTTTGAGCTTAGGTGGAGCAGATCATAAAAATTTAAATATAAAGATTTTAAAATTAATAGGAAAGTTTAAAAAAGATTTACAAGTAAATTTAGTAACTACAATAGCAAATAAAAATTTAGAAAAGCTAAAAGATTATTGTAAAAATAAGAAGTGGATAAATTTATACATAAATTCAAATGAAGTGGCAAAACTAATGAGTCAATCTGATTTTTCTATTGTAACACCTAGTGTAACAGCTAATGAGATTTTTTATTTAGATTTACCTATGATTGCTATAAAAACAGCTAAAAATCAAAGGCAAATGTATAAGTACTTGAAGAAAAGAGGTTATCAAACTATAAAAAATTTTGATAAACAAAAGTTAAAGAAATATTTAAAACTATTTTTAAAGAGGTAA
- the pseI gene encoding pseudaminic acid synthase, whose amino-acid sequence MKIGNFDLEKDGVYIIAELSANHNGSLQTALDTIKAAKEIGANAIKLQTYTADTITLNSKNPDFMIDGGTLWDGKNLYELYEQSYTPWEWHKELFDYARSINIDIFSTPFDKSAVDFIEQFNPSAYKMASFEITDYKLVRYTASKMKPIIISTGIATIDEIQDVVDICRSVGNENIILLKCTSEYPAKLNEANLKTIPNMKDTFGVEVGFSDHTMGYIAPVVAVTLGAKVIEKHFILDKNIGGADADFSLDKKEFEEMIKAVRDSEKLIGRVDYSLNEKREKQRRFARSLYVSKDIKEGEVFSEDNIKSVRPFYGLHPKYLKDILGKKAKKDYKFGSRVENSF is encoded by the coding sequence ATGAAAATAGGAAATTTTGATTTAGAAAAAGATGGAGTTTATATAATTGCAGAGCTTAGCGCAAACCATAATGGAAGTTTGCAAACTGCACTTGATACAATAAAAGCTGCAAAAGAGATTGGTGCAAATGCAATAAAGCTTCAGACATATACGGCTGATACCATAACATTAAATAGTAAAAATCCTGATTTTATGATAGACGGTGGAACACTTTGGGATGGAAAAAATCTTTATGAACTTTATGAACAGTCATATACTCCTTGGGAATGGCACAAAGAGTTGTTTGATTATGCAAGAAGCATAAATATCGATATATTTTCAACACCTTTTGATAAAAGTGCTGTTGATTTTATTGAGCAATTTAATCCAAGTGCATACAAAATGGCCTCTTTTGAAATAACTGACTATAAGCTTGTAAGATATACAGCTTCAAAAATGAAACCTATAATTATAAGCACAGGAATTGCAACTATTGATGAGATACAAGATGTTGTAGATATTTGTAGAAGTGTTGGAAATGAAAATATTATTCTTCTAAAATGCACAAGTGAATATCCAGCAAAGCTAAATGAAGCAAATTTAAAAACAATACCAAATATGAAAGATACTTTTGGTGTTGAGGTTGGATTTTCTGATCATACTATGGGGTATATTGCTCCTGTTGTTGCAGTTACTTTGGGTGCAAAAGTAATAGAGAAGCATTTTATTTTGGATAAAAATATAGGTGGAGCAGATGCTGATTTTTCTTTAGATAAAAAAGAGTTTGAAGAGATGATAAAAGCTGTTAGAGATAGTGAAAAGTTAATTGGAAGAGTTGATTATAGTTTAAATGAAAAAAGAGAAAAACAGCGTCGTTTTGCAAGAAGTTTGTATGTATCAAAAGATATAAAAGAGGGCGAAGTTTTTAGTGAAGATAATATAAAAAGTGTAAGACCTTTTTATGGACTTCATCCAAAATATTTAAAAGATATTTTAGGTAAAAAGGCAAAAAAAGATTATAAATTTGGAAGTAGAGTTGAAAATAGTTTTTAA
- a CDS encoding SDR family NAD(P)-dependent oxidoreductase codes for MNKVVVITGTSKGIGKALALYYLNKDFIVAGCSRSISLIEHPNYRHFELDITDEKNIVSMVRAIKKEFGTIDILINNAGIASMNHILTTSNESISKLFNTNFLGTFLFTREVAKVMMKEKYGRVINFSTVAKPLRLEGEAVYAASKAAIESFTQTSSKELSPFNITVNAIGPTPIQTDLIKAVPKDKIEDLLNKQTIKRFGTFDDIINVCNFFIDDKSSFITGQIIYLGGVNN; via the coding sequence ATGAACAAAGTAGTAGTTATAACTGGAACTTCAAAAGGAATAGGAAAAGCTTTGGCTCTTTATTATCTAAATAAAGATTTCATAGTTGCTGGTTGTAGTAGAAGCATTAGTTTAATAGAACATCCAAATTATAGACACTTTGAGCTAGATATTACAGATGAAAAAAATATTGTAAGTATGGTAAGAGCTATAAAAAAAGAGTTTGGAACAATAGATATTCTTATAAACAATGCTGGTATTGCATCTATGAATCATATTCTTACAACTTCAAATGAATCTATATCAAAACTTTTTAATACAAATTTTTTAGGAACTTTTCTATTTACTAGAGAAGTAGCAAAAGTTATGATGAAAGAAAAATATGGAAGAGTAATAAATTTCTCAACTGTTGCAAAACCACTTAGACTTGAAGGTGAAGCTGTTTATGCAGCAAGTAAAGCTGCAATTGAGAGTTTTACTCAAACTTCTTCAAAGGAGTTAAGCCCTTTTAATATAACAGTAAATGCGATTGGACCAACTCCAATACAAACTGATTTAATCAAAGCTGTTCCAAAAGATAAAATTGAAGATTTGTTAAATAAGCAAACGATTAAAAGATTTGGAACATTTGATGATATTATAAATGTTTGTAATTTTTTTATTGATGATAAAAGTAGTTTTATAACAGGACAAATAATATATCTTGGTGGAGTTAATAACTAA
- a CDS encoding ANL family adenylate-forming protein — protein MLEKLKSFNSKNAIVFENTIYTYEEFVKQIEEYKNILNKNKIFSKVVAILGDYSFYNLALFFALYENKNIIVPITSNIKKVQDDFIKESFCQILIKIDEKNLIVKDIDNISSHNMIDNLRVKNSSGLILFSSGSTGKPKAMIHNLDTLIDSYKDKKTKSMNMLVFLMFDHIGGLNTVFNALFMGACLIIPKIKDAKTICELIEKYKIMVLPSSPTFLNLILISEEYKNYDLSSLRMITYGTETMPQSLLLKLKEVFPKVKFLQTFGTSETGISTTSSKSSNSLFMKLEDINSEYKIVENELYLRSSTQVLGYLNASMDSFTADGWFKTGDLVEVEGEYIKIIGRAKEIINVGGQKVLPAEVESVILSMEEVDDCMVYGEQNVITGQTVVCDVVLNFEVENIKKRVRIFCKDRLDAYKIPTKVNLVDKTNFSDRFKKIRRKD, from the coding sequence ATGCTAGAAAAATTAAAAAGTTTTAATTCTAAAAATGCAATAGTTTTTGAAAATACAATTTACACTTATGAAGAGTTTGTAAAGCAGATTGAAGAGTATAAAAATATTTTGAATAAAAATAAAATATTTTCAAAAGTTGTCGCAATTTTAGGTGATTACTCTTTTTATAATTTAGCACTATTTTTTGCTTTATATGAAAATAAAAATATAATTGTACCAATTACTTCAAATATAAAAAAAGTTCAAGATGATTTTATAAAAGAGTCTTTTTGTCAAATTCTTATAAAAATAGATGAAAAAAATCTTATAGTTAAAGATATAGATAATATATCTTCTCATAATATGATAGATAATTTAAGAGTAAAAAATAGTTCAGGACTTATTCTTTTTTCAAGTGGAAGCACAGGAAAACCAAAAGCTATGATACACAATCTTGATACTCTTATAGACTCTTATAAAGATAAAAAAACTAAATCTATGAATATGTTGGTTTTTTTGATGTTTGACCATATTGGTGGATTAAATACAGTATTTAATGCTTTATTTATGGGAGCTTGTTTGATTATTCCAAAAATAAAAGATGCAAAAACTATTTGTGAACTTATAGAAAAATATAAAATTATGGTTCTTCCAAGTAGTCCTACTTTTTTGAATTTGATTTTAATATCTGAAGAGTATAAAAACTATGATTTAAGTTCATTGAGAATGATTACATATGGTACTGAAACAATGCCCCAATCACTTCTTTTAAAACTAAAAGAAGTTTTTCCAAAAGTAAAATTTCTACAAACATTTGGTACAAGTGAAACAGGAATTAGCACTACTAGTTCAAAATCATCAAACTCTTTATTTATGAAACTTGAAGATATAAATAGTGAGTATAAGATAGTTGAAAATGAGTTGTATCTTAGAAGTTCTACTCAAGTTTTAGGATATTTAAATGCTTCAATGGATAGTTTTACAGCTGATGGTTGGTTTAAAACTGGTGATTTGGTTGAGGTTGAAGGTGAATATATAAAAATTATCGGAAGAGCTAAAGAGATTATAAATGTAGGTGGTCAAAAAGTACTTCCAGCTGAGGTGGAATCGGTGATTTTATCTATGGAAGAAGTTGATGATTGTATGGTTTATGGTGAGCAAAATGTAATTACAGGGCAAACCGTTGTTTGTGATGTGGTTTTAAATTTTGAAGTTGAAAATATCAAAAAAAGAGTAAGAATTTTTTGTAAAGATAGATTGGATGCTTATAAAATACCTACAAAGGTAAATTTAGTTGATAAAACAAATTTTAGTGATAGATTTAAGAAAATTAGAAGAAAAGATTAA
- the tagD gene encoding glycerol-3-phosphate cytidylyltransferase: MKKEKIVLTYGTFDMFHIGHLNLLNRLKSLGDKLIVAVSTDEFNSIKGKKTLIPFEQRALIVKNLKCVDMVIAEENWEQKIDDIKKYNVDIFAMGNDWKDKFDFLKDYCEVIYLPRTQNISTTQLKKELNKYLGLPDE; encoded by the coding sequence ATGAAAAAAGAAAAAATAGTTTTAACTTACGGTACTTTTGATATGTTTCATATAGGGCATTTGAATCTTTTAAATAGGCTTAAAAGCTTGGGTGACAAACTCATAGTTGCTGTTTCAACAGATGAATTTAACTCAATAAAGGGTAAAAAGACTTTAATTCCTTTTGAGCAAAGAGCACTTATTGTTAAAAATTTAAAGTGTGTTGATATGGTAATAGCTGAAGAAAATTGGGAACAAAAAATTGATGATATAAAAAAATATAATGTTGATATTTTTGCAATGGGAAATGACTGGAAAGATAAATTTGATTTTCTAAAAGATTATTGCGAGGTTATTTATTTACCAAGAACTCAAAATATTTCAACTACACAACTTAAAAAAGAGTTGAATAAATATTTAGGATTACCTGATGAATAA
- a CDS encoding LicD family protein, producing the protein MNKKEKIILFGASRGGENFIKHNKIKYEILAIADNDQKRWGSVLEGLKVINPKDILKYDFDNIYITSQWVDSITYQLTKDLKISLEKIKIPKKSSLKESFKPFEHDETLKFARESLCKITQYLSNHNIIAIIDSGTALGIVRDKDLIKWDDDIDFAIDSKSFEQLISLANGLKGILPKNQYSKWKLELISLSNEDVCLSLELKSSDLNMLKEFEISLQKRTIKDGLSHLDSSAGIFYAPALHFERYERVDSFDSFVYLPYKVDDFLTFMYGNYKEPKKDTSIESYDNRVVQKNSNIKSFDVSKKII; encoded by the coding sequence ATGAATAAAAAAGAAAAAATTATATTATTTGGCGCTAGTAGAGGTGGAGAGAATTTTATAAAACATAATAAAATAAAATATGAGATTTTAGCTATTGCTGATAATGATCAAAAAAGATGGGGAAGTGTTTTGGAAGGATTAAAAGTTATTAATCCAAAAGATATTTTAAAATATGATTTTGACAATATCTATATTACTAGCCAGTGGGTAGATAGTATAACTTATCAGCTTACTAAAGATTTAAAAATATCTTTAGAAAAAATAAAAATACCTAAAAAATCTAGTTTAAAAGAGAGTTTTAAACCATTTGAACATGATGAAACATTAAAATTTGCTAGAGAGAGTTTGTGTAAAATAACGCAGTATTTATCAAATCACAATATCATAGCAATCATAGATTCAGGAACAGCTCTTGGTATCGTTAGAGATAAAGACCTAATAAAATGGGATGATGATATAGATTTTGCTATAGACTCTAAAAGTTTTGAACAACTTATTAGTTTAGCAAATGGATTAAAAGGGATATTACCTAAAAACCAATATTCAAAATGGAAATTAGAATTAATAAGTCTATCAAATGAAGATGTATGCTTGAGTTTAGAGCTTAAAAGTAGTGATTTAAATATGTTAAAAGAGTTTGAAATTAGCTTACAAAAAAGAACTATAAAAGATGGATTATCTCACCTTGACTCATCTGCTGGAATATTTTATGCACCAGCTTTACATTTTGAAAGATATGAGAGAGTAGATTCTTTTGATAGTTTTGTTTACCTTCCTTACAAAGTTGATGATTTTTTAACTTTTATGTATGGAAACTATAAAGAGCCTAAAAAAGATACTTCTATTGAAAGTTATGATAATAGAGTAGTTCAAAAGAATAGTAATATAAAATCTTTTGATGTGAGTAAAAAGATTATTTAG
- a CDS encoding rhamnan synthesis F family protein produces the protein MKNSEEKLILKYTNYLNTNKNNKLCILSHYDKNQVIENYVKYMVKKLHKLKFDIVFVSTSENISLLELDSLKNYLHTSIIRKNIGYDFISWKTGLSFVKDYQDYESILHINDSIFFPLVNSKKMFKEMNKKKVDFWGMTDSFKQTYHIESFFWVVNQKLIQSDVYKDFWNSCTILEDKNQIIKNYEMGFANLFINHGYKCSAYIPIKKVLQKLKSSFKENSLENLEQKRSFNLFWDLIIKKFNAPFIKKKILIKSHSEYNPTTFVYKEILKKYTSYNINLIENYLKKEDKTKHPINEKANIFFVNLEILHKSMKELKSNKNLVIYGFGEVGYLIYSNLEKNIKKIIDQNYISLSNRYQHINKFHSEKDISIKDEILITAFSREENIISNLEKINIKYKKIIPIDNLLPYNSLKFANNITKLLYNIDSLSRLSIEKKYELFISTSSKNLNSILKNYLEISGIKNIAFELNEEKNSIQFLIFKSKKLLYKSDFTFV, from the coding sequence TTGAAAAATAGTGAAGAAAAATTGATTCTAAAATATACTAATTATCTAAATACAAACAAAAATAATAAACTTTGTATACTTTCACATTATGATAAAAATCAAGTTATTGAAAATTATGTAAAATATATGGTTAAAAAACTACATAAACTAAAATTTGATATTGTCTTTGTAAGTACATCAGAAAATATATCTTTACTTGAACTTGATAGCTTAAAAAATTATCTTCATACTAGTATCATTAGAAAAAACATAGGTTATGACTTTATATCATGGAAAACAGGACTTAGCTTTGTAAAAGATTATCAAGATTATGAAAGTATCTTACATATAAATGACAGTATATTTTTTCCTTTAGTAAATTCTAAAAAAATGTTTAAAGAAATGAATAAAAAAAAAGTTGATTTTTGGGGTATGACTGATAGTTTTAAACAAACTTATCATATAGAAAGCTTTTTTTGGGTTGTAAATCAAAAGCTTATTCAAAGTGATGTTTATAAAGATTTTTGGAATAGTTGCACCATACTTGAAGATAAAAATCAAATCATTAAAAATTATGAAATGGGTTTTGCGAATCTATTTATAAATCATGGATATAAATGTTCTGCATATATTCCCATAAAAAAAGTTTTACAAAAGTTAAAATCTTCTTTTAAAGAAAATAGCTTAGAGAACTTAGAACAAAAAAGAAGTTTTAATCTTTTTTGGGACTTAATAATAAAGAAATTCAATGCTCCTTTTATTAAAAAAAAGATTCTAATAAAGTCTCATTCAGAGTATAATCCAACTACCTTTGTATATAAAGAAATTTTAAAAAAATACACTTCTTACAATATAAATTTAATTGAAAATTATTTAAAAAAAGAAGATAAAACAAAACATCCAATAAATGAAAAAGCAAATATTTTTTTTGTAAATCTAGAAATTCTTCATAAATCAATGAAAGAGCTTAAATCTAATAAAAATTTAGTCATTTATGGATTTGGAGAAGTTGGATATCTCATTTATTCTAATCTTGAAAAAAATATAAAAAAAATAATTGATCAAAATTATATATCTTTATCAAATAGATATCAACATATTAATAAATTTCATTCTGAAAAAGATATAAGTATTAAAGATGAAATATTAATTACAGCATTTAGTAGAGAAGAAAATATCATAAGTAATTTAGAAAAAATAAATATTAAGTATAAAAAAATAATTCCAATAGATAACTTATTACCTTATAATTCATTGAAGTTTGCAAATAATATTACAAAACTTTTATACAATATAGACTCTTTATCTAGACTAAGTATAGAAAAAAAATATGAATTGTTTATATCTACATCTAGCAAAAATTTGAATAGTATTTTAAAAAATTACCTGGAAATAAGTGGTATAAAAAATATAGCTTTTGAATTGAATGAAGAGAAAAATAGTATCCAGTTTTTAATATTTAAATCAAAGAAACTACTATATAAATCGGATTTTACTTTCGTCTAA
- a CDS encoding glycosyltransferase family 2 protein, which translates to MQIFKKCTHLLNKECKEIISYKLKNKENSKLVFFGTSILFQRLLYDFIRCDIYPDYLCDNDIKKHGKEVESYIIHNPEILFNKNQEFIVIITSSFIDEIKSQLNKYPNIKAIYAYNEITYNIKYKFIEQTITKSINNTILNFEKKPLISIVLFNYYENIEWLNLAINSIQNQWYQNWEICVICNTNKNQKIVEYLKSISSKRIKYLETKPNLSSTLNEACKLLSGEYFSIVYSHDQITNNALYEVVKAINETKADFIYSDEDKINMDNNFCEPHFKPDFSPDTLLSYNYIKHLTVIKKSFIDMTNSYNSELDGAFEYDLYLKVIEKTSKIHHIQKVLYHSRKNKNCDINKFNNIKSSEKEVIKQALKRRSLNAKVEDGKYPGIYKIEYILDKQPLVSIIIPFKDKPELLKMCIDSILDKTTYKKFQIIGISNNSLEKGIFDLMSEYESKDKRIKFYELNIPFNYSKINNYAVDNYVEGEHIILLNNDIEIISSNWIEEMLMYSQREEIGCVGAKLYYPNKRIQHAGVILGIYGCAGHSHKYYNYKSTGYSFRLISVQNVSAVTAACLMVKTKIYKELNGLDEINLEVAFNDVDFCLRAQENGYRNIFNPYCEAHHYESISRGKDNNSFKMNRFKREVEYIKKRYSKILEKGDPFYNPNLTLIREDFSLK; encoded by the coding sequence ATGCAAATATTTAAAAAATGCACTCATCTTTTAAATAAAGAGTGTAAAGAAATTATTTCTTACAAATTAAAAAACAAAGAAAATAGTAAGTTGGTATTTTTTGGAACTTCAATTTTATTTCAAAGATTATTATATGATTTCATAAGATGTGATATATATCCAGATTATTTATGTGACAATGATATTAAAAAACATGGAAAAGAGGTTGAATCTTATATTATTCATAATCCTGAAATATTATTTAATAAAAATCAAGAGTTTATTGTAATAATTACAAGTTCTTTTATAGATGAAATTAAATCTCAACTTAATAAATATCCTAATATAAAAGCTATATATGCGTACAATGAAATAACTTATAATATTAAATATAAATTCATAGAACAAACAATTACAAAATCAATCAATAATACTATTTTAAATTTTGAAAAAAAACCTTTAATATCTATTGTATTATTTAACTATTATGAAAATATAGAGTGGTTAAATTTAGCTATTAATTCTATACAAAATCAATGGTATCAAAACTGGGAAATATGTGTAATTTGTAATACAAATAAAAATCAAAAAATAGTTGAATATCTAAAATCAATCTCTAGTAAAAGAATTAAATATTTAGAAACAAAGCCAAACTTATCTAGTACTCTAAATGAAGCTTGTAAACTATTATCAGGTGAATACTTCTCTATTGTTTACAGTCATGACCAAATTACAAATAATGCACTATATGAAGTAGTAAAAGCTATAAATGAAACAAAAGCAGATTTTATTTATAGTGATGAAGATAAAATAAATATGGATAATAATTTTTGTGAACCACATTTTAAACCAGATTTTTCTCCCGATACTTTGTTATCGTACAACTATATTAAACATTTAACTGTTATTAAAAAATCATTTATTGATATGACAAATAGCTATAATTCAGAATTAGACGGAGCATTTGAATATGATTTATATTTAAAAGTAATAGAAAAAACATCAAAAATACACCATATTCAAAAAGTTCTTTATCACTCAAGGAAAAATAAAAACTGTGATATAAATAAATTTAACAATATTAAAAGTTCTGAAAAAGAAGTTATAAAACAAGCTTTAAAAAGAAGATCCCTTAATGCAAAAGTGGAAGATGGTAAATATCCAGGAATTTATAAAATAGAATATATTTTAGATAAACAACCATTAGTTAGTATCATAATACCATTTAAAGACAAACCAGAATTACTAAAAATGTGCATAGATTCGATTCTAGATAAAACAACTTATAAAAAATTTCAAATAATTGGAATAAGCAATAATAGCCTAGAAAAAGGAATTTTTGATTTAATGAGTGAATATGAATCAAAAGATAAAAGAATTAAATTTTATGAGTTAAATATTCCTTTTAACTATTCTAAAATTAATAATTATGCTGTTGATAATTATGTTGAAGGTGAGCATATTATTTTATTAAATAATGATATAGAAATAATTTCTTCAAACTGGATAGAAGAGATGCTGATGTATTCTCAAAGAGAAGAAATAGGTTGTGTTGGAGCTAAATTATATTATCCTAATAAGAGAATTCAACATGCAGGAGTTATACTTGGAATATACGGCTGTGCTGGTCATTCACATAAGTATTATAATTATAAATCTACTGGATACTCTTTTAGACTAATTTCTGTACAAAATGTTAGTGCTGTAACTGCTGCTTGTTTAATGGTAAAAACTAAAATTTATAAAGAATTAAATGGTTTAGATGAAATTAATTTAGAAGTTGCTTTCAATGATGTAGATTTTTGTCTTAGAGCTCAAGAAAATGGTTATAGAAATATTTTTAATCCATACTGTGAAGCACATCACTACGAATCAATATCTAGAGGGAAAGATAATAATTCTTTTAAAATGAATAGATTTAAAAGAGAAGTTGAATATATAAAAAAAAGATATTCTAAAATTTTAGAAAAAGGTGATCCTTTTTATAATCCGAATTTAACATTAATAAGAGAAGATTTTAGTTTAAAATAG
- a CDS encoding glycosyltransferase, whose amino-acid sequence MYFDWLKRDKEKILNNKKAIPVSVVLVVIKSRLEFVNAFVLPSIEANNPAEIIIIDDEDLSNQEKRNKGARQATQKYLFICDDDVIMPANHLKILYKTLEYNQKYAFAYTDYQAIVMDPETHPIGKNYYHKSKEFSLEELIFKNYIDTCSLVKKEFFPYFDPDIKRFQDWDLWLTIALKGHQGIYVKETGIIKYYLDEGITSKKSSYIISQNIVLKKHNLSNKFYVSAKNKNSIAIQNNLKNKLVFFGVSNLFNNILNEFSRCNVFPNYICDNDINKHGKEVESYIIYNPEILFNKNEEFIVIITSSFIDEIKSQLNKYPNIKAVYSYNEISYKLQTESKFGKIDANI is encoded by the coding sequence ATGTACTTTGATTGGTTAAAAAGAGATAAAGAGAAGATATTAAATAATAAAAAAGCTATACCAGTTAGTGTTGTATTAGTTGTTATAAAATCAAGACTAGAATTTGTAAATGCATTTGTTTTACCATCTATAGAAGCTAATAATCCAGCAGAAATTATTATTATAGATGATGAAGATTTATCAAATCAAGAAAAAAGAAATAAAGGGGCAAGACAAGCAACTCAGAAATATTTATTTATATGTGATGATGATGTGATAATGCCGGCTAATCATTTAAAAATATTGTATAAAACTCTTGAATATAATCAAAAATATGCTTTTGCATATACTGATTATCAAGCTATAGTAATGGATCCAGAAACTCATCCAATTGGTAAAAACTACTATCATAAAAGTAAAGAATTCTCTTTAGAAGAATTAATATTTAAAAATTATATTGATACTTGTTCGTTGGTAAAGAAAGAATTTTTCCCATATTTTGATCCTGATATTAAAAGATTTCAAGATTGGGACTTATGGCTTACAATTGCTCTTAAAGGACATCAAGGTATTTATGTTAAAGAAACTGGAATCATAAAATATTATTTAGATGAAGGAATTACATCTAAAAAATCATCTTATATTATTAGCCAAAATATAGTATTAAAGAAACATAATTTATCTAATAAATTTTATGTATCTGCAAAAAATAAAAATTCAATAGCTATACAAAATAATTTAAAAAATAAATTAGTTTTTTTTGGTGTTTCAAATTTATTTAATAATATCTTAAATGAATTCTCAAGATGTAATGTATTTCCAAATTATATCTGTGACAATGATATTAATAAACATGGGAAAGAAGTTGAATCTTATATTATTTATAATCCTGAAATATTATTTAATAAAAATGAAGAGTTTATTGTAATAATTACAAGTTCTTTTATAGATGAAATTAAATCTCAACTTAATAAATATCCTAATATAAAAGCAGTATATTCATACAATGAAATAAGCTATAAATTACAAACAGAATCCAAATTTGGAAAAATAGATGCAAATATTTAA